In Phaseolus vulgaris cultivar G19833 chromosome 10, P. vulgaris v2.0, whole genome shotgun sequence, a single genomic region encodes these proteins:
- the LOC137817102 gene encoding uncharacterized protein, with the protein MGHCLTSNMRQGADEWSDVDHQDVPMCPQQQSKADVTSSIGDSNNRTEALKRRVEYKYNSNLRPRQFQVADLVMRKAHTYQLDNKLSPKWTGPFRVTEAFGNRAYMLETLEGDAIPRTWNATHLKFYFS; encoded by the coding sequence ATGGGCCACTGTCTCACAAGCAACATGCGCCAGGGAGCCGATGAGTGGTCAGACgtcgatcaccaggatgtgcCGATGTGTCCTCAGCAACAGAGTAAGGCCGATGTGACATCGAGCATTGGTGATTCAAACAACAGAActgaagccttgaagagaagggtggagtacaagtacaactctAATCTGAGACCTCGccagttccaggtcgccgacctggtgatgcgaaAGGCCCACACGTACCAGCTAGAcaacaagttgtcccccaagtggactggtcctttcagGGTGACAGAGGCCTTTGGGAATAGGGCATACATGCTTGAGACATTAGAGGGCGACGCGATTCCTCGTACTTGGAATGCGACCCACCTCAAGTTTTACTTCAGTTGA